The DNA window TGAACCGCGGCACGCCTGGCAGGCGTTTCTTCCGATCGGGCGGGACGAGGTACTCTTCCCCTTTAGCAAACTCGGGAATGGCGATCTCCTCGCCGCCTGGCGGCCGGGGGCCGGTCGTCATGGAGACCTGCGTGAACACCGACATGAACTCGGATTTGGCTTTGACCAGCCCTTCCGAAACGGCCGGGAATTCCACATCCCGCCGGACGGTGAGGTTCTCCACCGCCACATGCAGTCCCTGGAAATCGCTCTGCAGGTAATCGTCGACACTGACATGGTCATGACACTGGGCGCACTGCAGATCCACGCCGGCGAACATGCGACCCAGGTCGCGGGTAAGGCCCGGCTTGTCGACCGGAGCCATGGCCCCGCGACTGACCAGACGGGAGGTCATAAAGAAGGCCGCCCCGCGGCCTTCGGCGTCGTCTGCGTCGGGATTGAGGATCGCCAGGGAGAACTTGTCCCAGGGGGTGTTTTTCTGGAATGCCGTACGGAGAAAGGCGGTCCAGTGCGGATCGTCGCCTCGTCTTTCCAGCAGCATGTTATTGAATAGTTCCGTCATGCGGCGGGCATAGCCTTCATCGGCCAGAAGCTGGTCGATCAGCTGGGCCCTTTTGCCGGGCGTTTTGTCTTCGAGAAAGGCGACCAGCTCATCTCGGGAAGGGATGCGTCCCGCCAGATCCAGATAAAGGCGCCGGGCGAACTCCGCGTCGTCGCTGGCCGGGCGCTTCGGATTGTCGGCCGGAGCGTCGATCCAGTGGTCGATCGCTTCATGCAAAGGCGGACCCGCCAGAACAGGTTTCGCTTCGCACCAGGCGATCGCGAACAATGCCGCCCAGACGCAGAAGCCGGGAATGATCGAGCGTGGTTTGGTCATCGTTGTCATCCAACGGGCCGACAGCAGGCGTCGCACAAGAGTGTCGAACGAAAGCACAGTCAGCAAAGGGCAGGATTCAGGCGGGAAACAAGGCTGTTTAAGCACTCTCGCTGAGTATAGCGAAATCGCATCCAGAAATAAAGCGATTTTGATCCGTGCAGAAAATGCAGCACGCGTGAAACAGCAAAGGCGAGAAGGTCTCCCCGCAAGACCGCGCCGAATCACCGTGAGGGTAATGCAGGGCCGAGAAAGAGGCCGAGAAAGCGGGACGAATCGTGTTGATCTGCCCCGCAAAAATCGAAAAAACCCTGCAACCGCCAGGACGCGAATAGCGGATGGGAGACCGGTTCCCTGTCCGCGGCGATTCTCTGCGTCGCCTGCGGTGAATACACTTCTGACAGGGCGGACGGGTCAAAGCCGCCCGCCCCGCATTCAATTACCAGCGGTGTTCTACTCGGCGATAAGAACGGCCGGCGGTTTCCAGGTTCCTTCGCCGGGCGGCAGGACCGAGGGGGCTTCGGTTTTGGGCCAGTACAGCCGCATGGCGAGATAGATCAGGTCGTTCGGAGCCGGCAGCCAGTTCGACTCTTTCTCGGCGCCGGGCGAATCCTTCTGGATGTATAGCGTCAGGGAGCCGTCGTCGTTCTTCTTCATCTCCGGCAGCATCGGCGAGTTGATCAAATAGCGGTTGATCGGGTTTTCGATCAGCAGCTGGCTCTTGCCGTCGTACATGGTGACCGACCAGAATGCATTGACAGGCGGCAACTGCCCGGCCGGGAAGGTCAGGGTGTAGTTGTGTTTGCTGCCGTCGAGCGGATCGCCCTTGCTGTCCGAGCGGGTCAACGGGTAGGTGGCCTCGATCGCGTCGTTGCCGTAGATGCCGGCCTTGGCGCCGGCGGCCCGCTGCAGCCAGTCGCCGTCGAAGAAGGCGCGGTCGCCAAAGAATGCGCCGATCTTCCAGCCGTTGACTTCCTTCAGGGCGGTCGCGAGGTAGTTCTCCACCTTGGCTTCGCCTGCTTTCATGCCCAGCACGACGGCTGCTTTGTGCTCATCGGACAGATCGGCGAAGTCAAATTTCTTACCAGGGCCGACGCCAATGCTGGCAAGTTTGGCGCGGATGGCTTCCTCTTCGGGACCGGCCGGAGCAAACTGCAGCGCGAAGTCGAGGTAATCGAAGAAGCCCGTCTTCACCATTGCTTTGTCGATTTTGGGGAAGTCGATCTTCGGGGCCGCCTTGGGGGCGGGCTGGCCGAGGAACTCGGACAGGGTTTGCACCTTGTAGCCGGCCTGGACTTTTTCGACGTTCGCCATGTCGTCAGCGTTGAGCAGCTGCGTCCGGAAACCGGCCAGGGAGAACTGCGTGGTGGAACGGAACTGTTTTTCGATTCCGGCGGGCAGGTCGCCCTTCCAGTCCGGTCCGGCGATCAGGTAGGAGCCCGCGTCATTGCCGGTGGCGCGGCTGCCGATGTAACCGTAGTTGAAGGTGTTGCCATCTTCCAGCTGCACGGCGTAATAACGATCTTTGTCGACGGCCGGGACCGAGATCACGACCGGCTCCGCCCTCAGGTCCATCCAGATGAACGAGTAAGGCGTGTCGCTGTTGGGGGTGATGACGGCGGTGTCTTTATAGGTATAGACGCGTGCTTCGTTTTTGATTTCGTTGAAGGGCGCCTTGAACTGGCCCGAGTTTTTATCGACGGCGTACGCGTACATGACCGCATAGTTCATGACGATCGGCAGGCCGTAGATATAGCCTTCTTCGGCGATCTTTTTGGTTTCTTCCAGGTCCGGCGCCGTCACGCCGTCGGCGGCGTCTTTCTTGTCCGCCTGGGAAATCGGGTCGTTCGGTTTACTGCAGCCCGTCGCTAACGTCGCCGCCAGGCAGCCCGCTGCGAGTGTGCCCATCAGGCTCTTGCGAATCTTCATCTCAGTGCTTCCCTCGTTCGTGAAATCAGTTTCCGTTCGCCGGCAAAAACCGGCAGCCAGCATGTTACCCTGTACTTTGAAATCCTGCACGCCCCAGGGGCCTGGCAAGGGGATTTCGCAGGCGTTTTTAGGGAATCTTCCACCCGGGATGCCCCGCAGATTGGAAGCGGCCGCGTGTCTGGCGACCTGCTATCTCGAACGATCCTTAATCGTCATCGTAGTTGTAAGTGAGGCGCCGACGGATGATGCGGGATACCAGGTCGCTGTAAAGCTCGCTTTCTTCGAAGCTTGAAGAAGCCGGCGTGTAAACAGTCAGGAACTTTGGACGCCTTTCCTGCCGTTGGTCGAGGGCCCGTTTTAACTGGCCGGATTTCTCAAGGATGCCTTCCGCCTCAAAAATCTGCAGTCGGGCAAAGCCCGGGAGTTCCGGCAGGTCGCCTTCCAGCTCGACGTTTAACAAGCTGACGTCTTTCAGATTGGGCAGCGTCCCCAGAGCGATCAGCCCGTTCGCGCTGATCTGGGTTTCTTCGAGTCGAAGCAGGGACACGTTCTTTGCCCGCTCGACGATCTCAAGAAGCGACGCGCGCAGGTCGCGTCTGTCGGTTTCCCA is part of the Lignipirellula cremea genome and encodes:
- a CDS encoding DUF1553 domain-containing protein yields the protein MTKPRSIIPGFCVWAALFAIAWCEAKPVLAGPPLHEAIDHWIDAPADNPKRPASDDAEFARRLYLDLAGRIPSRDELVAFLEDKTPGKRAQLIDQLLADEGYARRMTELFNNMLLERRGDDPHWTAFLRTAFQKNTPWDKFSLAILNPDADDAEGRGAAFFMTSRLVSRGAMAPVDKPGLTRDLGRMFAGVDLQCAQCHDHVSVDDYLQSDFQGLHVAVENLTVRRDVEFPAVSEGLVKAKSEFMSVFTQVSMTTGPRPPGGEEIAIPEFAKGEEYLVPPDRKKRLPGVPRFSPLQELARGLANRDNQMFRRNIVNRLWFTMMGRGLVEPLDLMHSDNPPSHPELLELLASDFAEHDFDMKYLLREIALSNAYQRTSRIDSQTSASGRSYAAANEKRMSAEQLFWSAAIAVGALEPAKAIAQQQAEQARPPADEPPEVELPSTDPVVRLDALERFVQRTSVLASLRRDFVNAFANPATEPEIDFEPSVQGALYLMHDERWLGLLQPQPGNLIDRLLTLEKEKAAEELYLSLFSRRPTAEEQTEAVAWLTQQSPDNTPEQRAAALADIAWAMLSSSEFVINH
- a CDS encoding DUF1254 domain-containing protein, with translation MKIRKSLMGTLAAGCLAATLATGCSKPNDPISQADKKDAADGVTAPDLEETKKIAEEGYIYGLPIVMNYAVMYAYAVDKNSGQFKAPFNEIKNEARVYTYKDTAVITPNSDTPYSFIWMDLRAEPVVISVPAVDKDRYYAVQLEDGNTFNYGYIGSRATGNDAGSYLIAGPDWKGDLPAGIEKQFRSTTQFSLAGFRTQLLNADDMANVEKVQAGYKVQTLSEFLGQPAPKAAPKIDFPKIDKAMVKTGFFDYLDFALQFAPAGPEEEAIRAKLASIGVGPGKKFDFADLSDEHKAAVVLGMKAGEAKVENYLATALKEVNGWKIGAFFGDRAFFDGDWLQRAAGAKAGIYGNDAIEATYPLTRSDSKGDPLDGSKHNYTLTFPAGQLPPVNAFWSVTMYDGKSQLLIENPINRYLINSPMLPEMKKNDDGSLTLYIQKDSPGAEKESNWLPAPNDLIYLAMRLYWPKTEAPSVLPPGEGTWKPPAVLIAE